In Rhineura floridana isolate rRhiFlo1 chromosome 22, rRhiFlo1.hap2, whole genome shotgun sequence, a single genomic region encodes these proteins:
- the TRMT112 gene encoding multifunctional methyltransferase subunit TRM112-like protein isoform X1, whose protein sequence is MCAASGCNRLQSYAPFRGVRPFDFSGLTTARACTRSNPVHAYLGVGLQSYADTQPKLCSEATEVKMNNVDFNPEFTARMIPKVEWGALVEAAESLGQRSDLPSEPIPNFESNEDFLRKVHHVLMEVEVMEGVLKCPDTGREFPITKGIPNMLLSEEET, encoded by the exons ATGTGCGCAGCCTCGGGTTGCAACAGGTTGCAGTCGTATGCACCTTTTCGTGGAGTGAGGCCCTTTGATTTCAGCGGACTCACTACTGCGCGAGCGTGCACACGCAGCAaccctgtgcatgcttacttgggagtagggcTCCAGTCCTACGCGGACACACAGCCCAagctttgctcagaa GCAACGGAAGTGAAGATGAACAATGTTGATTTCAACCCAGAGTTCACTGCACGGATGATACCTAAGGTGGAATGGGGAGCCTTGGTAGAGGCAGCTGAGAGT TTGGGTCAGCGGTCAGACTTGCCCTCCGAGCCCATACCTAACTTTGAGAGCAACGAGGATTTCCTCCGAAAAGTGCATCACGTCCTGATGGAG GTGGAGGTGATGGAAGGTGTGCTGAAATGTCCAGATACGGGGCGCGAGTTCCCTATCACTAAAGGCATTCCCAATATGTTGCTGAGTGAAGAAGAGACGTGA
- the TRMT112 gene encoding multifunctional methyltransferase subunit TRM112-like protein isoform X2 — protein MKLLTHNMLTSHVRGVRPGGGFPLRIQATEVKMNNVDFNPEFTARMIPKVEWGALVEAAESLGQRSDLPSEPIPNFESNEDFLRKVHHVLMEVEVMEGVLKCPDTGREFPITKGIPNMLLSEEET, from the exons ATGAAGCTCTTAACTCACAACATGCTCACCTCCCACGTGCGGGGAGTGCGGCCCGGTGGAGGATTCCCCCTTCGTATCCAG GCAACGGAAGTGAAGATGAACAATGTTGATTTCAACCCAGAGTTCACTGCACGGATGATACCTAAGGTGGAATGGGGAGCCTTGGTAGAGGCAGCTGAGAGT TTGGGTCAGCGGTCAGACTTGCCCTCCGAGCCCATACCTAACTTTGAGAGCAACGAGGATTTCCTCCGAAAAGTGCATCACGTCCTGATGGAG GTGGAGGTGATGGAAGGTGTGCTGAAATGTCCAGATACGGGGCGCGAGTTCCCTATCACTAAAGGCATTCCCAATATGTTGCTGAGTGAAGAAGAGACGTGA